In a genomic window of Enterobacter asburiae:
- a CDS encoding HoxN/HupN/NixA family nickel/cobalt transporter, protein MLRQLRNEPRAALLLLALVMANLLAWGWAWHTFSGSTALMAASLLAWCYGLRHAVDADHIAAIDTVTRKMMQQGKRPSGVGAWFSLGHSTIVVLASIAIAATATAFQKNMAWFHETGSLIGTAVSATFLLAMALVNMVILRGVWRSFQALKKGQPVQGDITLPAQGGVMNWLFGKTFRLVNKSWQMYLVGFLFGLGFDTATEIGVLGISAASASSGMSVWSIMIFPALFASGMALVDTLDNLLMVGAYGWAFDKPQRKLYYNMTITGTSVVVALFIGGLEALGLLMDKFALSGGVWDLIGAVNDNLGNAGFVVVGLFVACWLISMVNYRWRGYDALVVRS, encoded by the coding sequence ATGTTACGACAGTTACGCAACGAACCTCGCGCCGCGCTTCTGCTGCTGGCTCTGGTAATGGCAAACCTGCTGGCCTGGGGATGGGCATGGCACACCTTCAGCGGCAGCACGGCGCTGATGGCGGCCAGCCTGCTGGCGTGGTGCTACGGGCTGCGTCACGCCGTGGACGCCGACCACATCGCGGCCATTGATACCGTGACGCGTAAGATGATGCAGCAGGGCAAGCGCCCGTCCGGGGTGGGGGCGTGGTTCTCGCTGGGTCACTCCACCATTGTGGTGCTGGCCTCCATCGCCATCGCCGCCACCGCCACGGCGTTTCAGAAAAACATGGCATGGTTCCACGAGACCGGGAGCCTGATTGGCACCGCGGTGTCCGCCACCTTCCTGCTGGCGATGGCGCTGGTGAATATGGTGATCCTTCGCGGGGTCTGGCGCAGTTTTCAGGCGCTGAAAAAAGGCCAGCCGGTGCAGGGAGACATCACGCTGCCTGCCCAGGGCGGCGTCATGAACTGGTTGTTTGGCAAAACCTTCCGCCTGGTGAATAAAAGCTGGCAGATGTACCTGGTCGGTTTCCTGTTTGGCCTTGGCTTTGACACGGCCACCGAGATCGGCGTGCTGGGGATCTCTGCCGCCAGCGCCTCCAGCGGCATGTCGGTATGGTCAATCATGATCTTCCCGGCGCTCTTCGCCAGCGGCATGGCGCTGGTGGATACTCTCGATAACCTGCTGATGGTCGGCGCTTATGGCTGGGCGTTTGATAAACCGCAGCGCAAGCTCTACTACAACATGACCATCACCGGCACCTCCGTGGTGGTGGCGCTGTTTATCGGCGGGCTGGAAGCGCTGGGCCTGCTGATGGACAAATTTGCCCTCAGCGGCGGCGTCTGGGATCTGATCGGCGCGGTAAACGACAACCTGGGCAACGCCGGGTTTGTGGTGGTCGGGCTGTTTGTCGCCTGCTGGCTGATCTCCATGGTCAACTACCGCTGGCGCGGCTACGACGCGCTGGTGGTGCGTTCCTGA
- a CDS encoding 4Fe-4S binding protein produces the protein MFTFIKKVIKTGVQTSSYPLEPMPVDKNFRGKPEHNPQQCIGCAACVNACPSNALTVETDLKTGELAWQFNLGRCIFCGRCEEVCPTVAIRLSQEYELAVWKKEDFLQQSRFDLCNCRVCQRPFAVQKEIDYAIALLQHNGDARAEHHRESFETCPACKRQKCLLPSDRIDITRHMREAS, from the coding sequence ATGTTTACCTTTATCAAAAAAGTCATCAAAACCGGCGTGCAGACCAGCAGCTATCCGCTGGAGCCGATGCCGGTGGACAAAAACTTTCGCGGCAAGCCGGAGCACAATCCGCAGCAGTGCATCGGCTGCGCGGCCTGCGTCAACGCCTGCCCGTCGAACGCCTTAACGGTGGAAACGGATCTCAAAACCGGCGAGCTGGCCTGGCAGTTCAACCTCGGGCGCTGCATCTTCTGCGGCCGCTGCGAGGAGGTCTGCCCGACAGTAGCCATTCGCCTGTCGCAGGAATACGAGCTGGCGGTGTGGAAGAAAGAGGATTTTCTGCAGCAGTCGCGCTTTGACCTGTGCAACTGCCGCGTCTGCCAGCGCCCGTTCGCCGTGCAAAAAGAGATCGACTACGCCATCGCGCTGCTGCAGCACAACGGCGACGCCCGCGCGGAGCATCACCGTGAAAGCTTCGAAACCTGCCCGGCGTGCAAGCGTCAGAAGTGTCTGCTGCCGTCCGACCGCATTGATATCACCCGCCACATGAGAGAGGCCAGCTGA
- a CDS encoding LacI family DNA-binding transcriptional regulator — protein sequence MTTMLEVAKRAGVSKATVSRVLSGNGYVSQETKDRVFQAIEESGYRPNLLARNLATKRTQTLGLVVTNTLYHGVYFSELLFHAARMTEEKGRQLILADGKHSAEEEREAIQYLLDMRCDAVIIYPRFLNVEELDELVEKCEQPIMVLNRRLRKNSSHSVWSDHKASCQDAVSQLIAKGHREIAFITGSMDSPTGVERLSGYRDALVQHAIPLREGLIAQGKWNPTSGAAAVSELLARGERFTALVASNDDMAIGAIKQLHDSGVATPDAVSVIGFDDVAIAPYIVPSLSSVRIPVTEMIQETISRLIFMLDGGEFKYQQTFSGELVLRDSVIDGPYR from the coding sequence ATGACCACGATGCTGGAAGTGGCGAAGCGGGCAGGCGTTTCGAAAGCGACGGTTTCCCGGGTGTTGTCGGGCAACGGCTACGTTAGCCAGGAGACCAAAGACCGGGTGTTTCAGGCCATTGAAGAGAGCGGCTATCGCCCGAATTTGCTGGCGCGCAACCTGGCGACCAAACGCACCCAGACCCTGGGGCTGGTGGTGACGAACACCCTTTATCACGGCGTCTACTTTAGCGAACTGCTGTTTCACGCCGCGCGGATGACGGAAGAAAAAGGGCGGCAGCTGATCCTCGCCGACGGCAAGCACAGCGCCGAAGAAGAGCGCGAGGCGATCCAGTATCTGCTGGATATGCGCTGCGATGCGGTGATTATCTATCCGCGTTTTCTGAACGTGGAAGAGCTGGACGAGCTCGTTGAGAAGTGCGAGCAGCCGATTATGGTGCTCAACCGCCGCCTGCGGAAAAACAGCAGCCACAGCGTCTGGTCCGATCATAAAGCCTCGTGTCAGGACGCGGTGTCGCAGCTGATTGCAAAAGGGCACCGGGAGATTGCGTTTATCACCGGCTCGATGGATTCCCCCACCGGGGTCGAGCGTCTTTCCGGTTACAGGGATGCGCTGGTGCAGCACGCTATTCCGCTGCGCGAGGGGCTGATTGCGCAGGGGAAGTGGAACCCCACCAGCGGCGCAGCGGCGGTTTCTGAACTGCTTGCTCGCGGGGAACGCTTTACCGCGCTGGTGGCGAGCAATGACGATATGGCGATCGGCGCCATCAAGCAGCTGCACGACAGCGGCGTCGCCACGCCGGACGCGGTATCCGTCATCGGTTTTGACGACGTGGCCATCGCGCCCTATATCGTGCCGTCGCTCTCCAGCGTGCGTATTCCGGTGACGGAGATGATTCAGGAGACCATCAGCCGCCTGATCTTCATGCTCGACGGCGGGGAGTTTAAATATCAGCAAACCTTCTCCGGCGAGCTTGTCCTGCGCGACTCCGTCATTGATGGCCCGTACCGCTGA
- a CDS encoding NADH-quinone oxidoreductase subunit B family protein — MENLLGPRDANGLPVPMTVDESIASMKASLLKKIKRSAYVYRVDCGGCNGCEIEIFATLSPLFDAERFGIKVVPSPRHADILLFTGAVTRAMRSPALRAWQSAPDPKICISYGACGNSGGIFHDLYCVWGGTDKIVPVDVYIPGCPPTPAATLYGFAMALGLLEQKIHAREPGELDNKPAAILHPDMVQPLRVKVDRTARKLAGYRYGRQIADDYLRLLSQGDHQVARWLEAENDPRLNEIVANLNSIVDEARIR; from the coding sequence ATGGAAAACCTACTGGGCCCGCGCGACGCTAACGGCCTTCCGGTGCCGATGACGGTGGACGAATCCATCGCCAGCATGAAGGCGTCGCTGCTGAAAAAAATCAAACGCTCGGCCTACGTTTACCGCGTGGACTGCGGCGGCTGCAACGGCTGCGAGATCGAGATCTTCGCTACCCTGTCGCCGCTGTTTGACGCCGAGCGCTTCGGTATCAAAGTCGTGCCGTCCCCGCGTCATGCGGACATCCTGCTGTTTACCGGCGCCGTCACCCGCGCCATGCGCTCGCCCGCGCTGCGCGCCTGGCAGTCCGCACCGGACCCGAAAATATGCATCTCGTACGGCGCCTGCGGTAACAGCGGGGGCATCTTCCACGACCTTTACTGCGTCTGGGGCGGCACAGATAAAATCGTGCCGGTGGACGTCTACATTCCCGGCTGCCCGCCGACGCCTGCCGCAACGCTGTACGGCTTTGCCATGGCGCTCGGCCTGCTGGAGCAGAAAATCCACGCCCGCGAGCCGGGCGAGCTGGACAACAAGCCTGCCGCCATTCTGCACCCGGACATGGTGCAGCCGCTGCGGGTGAAGGTTGACCGCACGGCGCGGAAACTGGCGGGCTATCGCTATGGCCGCCAGATTGCCGACGATTATCTGCGCCTGCTGAGCCAGGGCGACCATCAGGTGGCGCGCTGGCTCGAGGCCGAGAACGATCCGCGTCTTAATGAGATTGTGGCGAATCTGAACAGCATCGTGGATGAGGCGCGTATCCGATGA
- the ascF gene encoding PTS cellobiose/arbutin/salicin transporter subunit IIBC, whose amino-acid sequence MAKNYAALANDVISALGGKENIVAVTHCMTRLRFVLKDETLTDVARLKSISGVLGVVRNDNQCQVIIGNTVSQAYREVVSLLPTSLQPAVPEGPQKLTLRRIGAGILDALIGTMSPLIPAIIGGSMVKLLAMILEMTGVLPKGAPTLTILTVIGDGAFFFLPLMVAASAAVKFKTNMSLAIAIAGVLVHPSFIELMAKAAQGEHVEFAFIPVTAVKYTYTVIPALVMTWCLSYIERWVDRITPAVTKNFLKPMLIVLIAAPLAIVLIGPLGIWIGSAISALVYTIHGYLGWLSVAIMGALWPLLVMTGMHRVFTPTIIQTIAETGKEGMVMPSEIGANLSLGGSSLAVAWKTKNPELRQTALAAAASAIMAGISEPALYGVAVRLKRPLIASLISGFICGAVAGMAGLASHSMAAPGLFTSVQFFDPSNPMTIVWVFGVMGLAVVLSFVLTLLLGFEDIPVEDEAEKARALQTAPVQNNAAKA is encoded by the coding sequence ATGGCCAAAAATTACGCTGCGCTGGCGAACGACGTTATCAGCGCGCTGGGCGGCAAAGAGAACATCGTCGCCGTCACCCACTGCATGACGCGACTGCGTTTCGTTCTGAAAGACGAAACCCTCACCGACGTTGCGCGCCTGAAAAGCATCAGCGGCGTGCTCGGCGTGGTGCGCAATGACAACCAGTGTCAGGTCATTATTGGCAACACCGTTTCACAGGCGTATCGCGAAGTGGTGAGTCTGTTGCCAACCAGCCTGCAGCCTGCCGTACCGGAAGGTCCGCAGAAACTGACCTTACGCCGCATTGGTGCCGGGATCCTCGACGCACTGATCGGCACCATGTCCCCGCTGATCCCGGCGATCATCGGCGGTTCAATGGTCAAGCTGCTGGCGATGATCCTTGAGATGACCGGCGTGCTGCCAAAAGGCGCGCCGACGCTCACCATTCTGACCGTCATCGGCGACGGCGCGTTCTTCTTCCTGCCGCTGATGGTAGCGGCCTCGGCGGCGGTGAAGTTCAAAACCAATATGTCGCTGGCGATCGCCATCGCGGGCGTGCTGGTACACCCGAGCTTTATCGAGCTGATGGCGAAAGCCGCGCAGGGCGAACACGTTGAGTTCGCCTTTATTCCGGTGACGGCGGTGAAATACACCTACACCGTCATCCCGGCACTGGTGATGACCTGGTGCCTGTCGTACATCGAACGCTGGGTAGATCGCATTACCCCGGCGGTAACCAAAAACTTCCTGAAGCCGATGCTGATCGTGCTGATTGCCGCCCCGCTCGCCATCGTGCTGATTGGCCCGCTCGGGATCTGGATCGGTAGCGCCATCTCCGCGCTGGTCTACACCATTCATGGCTATCTGGGCTGGCTCTCCGTCGCCATCATGGGCGCGCTCTGGCCGCTGCTGGTGATGACCGGGATGCACCGCGTGTTTACGCCGACCATCATTCAGACCATCGCCGAAACGGGCAAGGAAGGGATGGTCATGCCGTCGGAAATCGGCGCTAACCTGTCGCTCGGCGGCTCGTCGCTGGCGGTGGCCTGGAAAACCAAAAACCCGGAGCTGCGCCAGACGGCGCTGGCGGCAGCGGCCTCCGCCATTATGGCGGGGATCTCTGAACCGGCGCTGTACGGCGTGGCGGTGCGTCTGAAACGTCCGCTGATTGCGAGCCTGATCAGCGGCTTTATCTGCGGGGCGGTCGCCGGCATGGCCGGTCTCGCCAGCCACTCGATGGCGGCGCCGGGGCTGTTCACCAGCGTGCAGTTCTTCGACCCGTCTAACCCGATGACCATCGTCTGGGTGTTTGGCGTAATGGGGCTGGCGGTGGTGCTGTCGTTTGTTCTGACCCTGCTTTTAGGGTTTGAGGATATCCCGGTCGAAGACGAAGCTGAAAAAGCGCGCGCCCTGCAGACCGCACCGGTTCAGAACAACGCAGCAAAAGCATAA
- the hypF gene encoding carbamoyltransferase HypF → MSVNGVQLRVRGKVQGVGFRPFVWQLAHRLKLVGDVCNDGEGVLVRLAGNGGDFTARLRQDCPPLARIDEVDTQPYSWSGVPTEFTIRQSERGVMDTQIVPDAATCPACLAEMRDPGERRYRYPFINCTHCGPRFTIIRAMPYDRPATSMAAFPLCVPCETEYRNPADRRFHAQPMACPDCGPQLEWRAGDAVAARESALRTAVAMLKGGGIVAVKGLGGFHLVCDALDPQAILKLRMRKQRPTKPLAVMIPDANDLPETIQTLLRLPAAPIVLTPKASLPAFPEEIAPGLDCVGVMLPANPLQHLLMMECRRPLVMTSGNLSGRPPAVTNQQALEELSGIADGFLLHNRDILQRMDDSVMDRDGAILRRARGFVPDAVTLPAGFEDIPAMLCTGAEMKNTFCLVRGNQAVLSQHFGDLSDEGVEAQWHSALSTMQDIYAFQPERAVCDAHPAYRARRWAQEQALPVETVLHHHAHAAACLAENGWPLDGGDVIALTLDGIGMGENGALWGGECLRINYLDCERLGGLPAVALPGGDLAAKQPWRNLLAHCLAFVPDWQQYPETRTVQRQNWPLLATAVSRGINAQRASSCGRLFDAVACALGIDAQRYEGEAACRLEALASQCAGVDHPVTLEVDNLALFWRQWLSWQAEPRERAWAFHDALAKGLAQLAACHARRLSLSTICLSGGVLHNRLLRARLRHYLSDFTFLFPSRLPAGDGAISFGQAVVAAARSCSKRI, encoded by the coding sequence ATGAGCGTTAACGGCGTACAGCTTCGGGTGCGCGGCAAGGTGCAGGGCGTGGGGTTTCGGCCCTTCGTCTGGCAGCTGGCGCACCGGCTGAAACTTGTGGGCGATGTCTGCAACGACGGAGAGGGTGTTCTGGTGCGCCTCGCGGGTAATGGGGGGGACTTTACCGCGAGGCTGCGCCAGGACTGCCCACCGCTGGCGCGTATCGACGAGGTTGATACGCAGCCCTACAGCTGGTCTGGCGTGCCGACGGAATTTACCATCCGCCAGAGCGAGCGCGGAGTGATGGACACGCAAATCGTGCCGGATGCCGCCACCTGTCCGGCGTGTCTGGCTGAAATGCGCGACCCTGGCGAGCGCCGCTACCGTTACCCGTTTATCAACTGCACCCACTGCGGGCCGCGGTTTACTATTATCCGCGCGATGCCCTACGACCGTCCGGCCACGTCGATGGCCGCATTTCCGCTGTGCGTGCCGTGCGAAACCGAGTACCGCAACCCGGCTGACCGGCGTTTCCACGCCCAGCCGATGGCCTGCCCGGACTGCGGGCCGCAGCTGGAATGGCGGGCCGGAGATGCCGTTGCTGCCCGTGAATCGGCTTTACGCACGGCGGTGGCGATGCTGAAAGGCGGCGGCATTGTCGCGGTTAAAGGGCTGGGCGGTTTCCACCTCGTCTGCGACGCGCTGGATCCGCAGGCGATACTGAAACTGCGGATGCGCAAGCAGCGCCCGACGAAGCCGCTGGCGGTGATGATCCCGGATGCAAACGACCTGCCGGAGACGATACAGACGCTGCTACGCTTGCCCGCCGCACCGATTGTGCTCACGCCAAAAGCCTCGCTTCCCGCGTTTCCCGAGGAAATTGCACCGGGGCTCGACTGCGTTGGCGTGATGCTGCCCGCGAACCCGCTCCAGCATCTTCTGATGATGGAGTGCCGGCGCCCGCTGGTGATGACCTCCGGCAACCTCAGCGGCAGACCGCCTGCCGTCACTAACCAGCAGGCGCTGGAGGAACTCAGCGGCATCGCGGACGGCTTCCTGCTGCATAACCGCGACATCCTTCAACGCATGGATGATTCGGTGATGGATCGGGATGGCGCTATCCTGCGTCGCGCGCGCGGCTTTGTGCCGGACGCCGTCACGTTGCCCGCGGGTTTTGAGGATATCCCCGCCATGCTGTGCACCGGTGCAGAGATGAAAAACACCTTCTGCCTGGTGCGCGGGAACCAGGCGGTACTGAGTCAGCACTTTGGCGATCTCAGCGACGAGGGCGTCGAGGCGCAGTGGCACAGCGCGCTCTCGACGATGCAGGACATCTATGCCTTTCAGCCGGAGCGCGCGGTGTGCGATGCCCATCCGGCGTACCGCGCCCGACGGTGGGCGCAGGAGCAGGCGTTGCCCGTCGAAACTGTTCTGCATCATCACGCCCATGCGGCGGCGTGTCTGGCGGAGAACGGCTGGCCGCTAGACGGCGGAGACGTTATCGCCCTGACGCTGGACGGGATCGGCATGGGTGAGAACGGCGCGCTGTGGGGCGGCGAGTGCCTGCGGATCAACTATCTCGACTGCGAACGGCTCGGCGGCCTGCCTGCCGTTGCGCTGCCGGGGGGCGATCTGGCGGCGAAGCAGCCGTGGCGAAATTTGCTTGCCCACTGTCTGGCGTTTGTCCCGGACTGGCAGCAGTACCCGGAAACGCGGACAGTCCAGCGTCAAAACTGGCCACTGCTGGCAACGGCTGTGTCGCGCGGCATCAACGCGCAGCGGGCGTCTTCCTGCGGTCGTCTGTTTGACGCCGTCGCCTGCGCGCTGGGCATCGACGCGCAGCGCTACGAAGGCGAAGCGGCCTGTCGGCTGGAGGCGCTGGCATCGCAGTGCGCGGGGGTTGATCATCCGGTGACGCTGGAAGTGGATAACCTCGCGCTGTTCTGGCGGCAGTGGCTGAGCTGGCAGGCGGAGCCCCGCGAGCGCGCGTGGGCCTTTCACGACGCGCTGGCAAAAGGGCTGGCGCAGCTCGCCGCGTGCCATGCCCGACGCCTGTCGCTGTCGACAATCTGCCTCAGCGGCGGCGTGTTGCACAACCGTCTACTGCGCGCGCGCCTGCGTCACTATCTTTCTGACTTTACGTTTCTTTTTCCTTCGCGCCTGCCCGCAGGTGACGGAGCGATCTCCTTCGGGCAGGCGGTGGTCGCCGCTGCCCGGTCATGTTCAAAAAGGATTTAA
- the hycI gene encoding hydrogenase maturation peptidase HycI → MTDVLLCVGNSMMGDDGAGPLLAEMCAANPQGSWVVIDGGSAPENDVVAIRELRPERLLIVDATDMGLNPGEIRLIDPDDIAEMFMMTTHNMPLNYLVDQIKDDVGEVLFLGIQPDIVGFYYPMTPPVKEAVEVVYSRLAGWVGDGGFSQL, encoded by the coding sequence GTGACTGACGTTTTACTGTGTGTCGGCAACAGTATGATGGGCGACGACGGCGCGGGTCCGCTGTTGGCAGAAATGTGCGCCGCGAACCCGCAGGGCAGCTGGGTAGTGATTGACGGCGGCAGCGCGCCGGAAAATGACGTGGTCGCCATACGCGAGCTGCGTCCGGAGAGACTGTTAATCGTCGATGCCACCGATATGGGGCTCAACCCCGGCGAGATCCGCCTGATAGACCCGGACGACATCGCCGAGATGTTTATGATGACGACGCACAATATGCCGCTGAACTACCTGGTCGATCAGATTAAAGACGACGTGGGCGAGGTGCTGTTTTTGGGGATCCAGCCGGACATTGTCGGATTTTATTACCCGATGACGCCGCCGGTGAAAGAGGCGGTGGAAGTGGTCTATTCACGGCTTGCGGGATGGGTTGGGGATGGAGGTTTTTCTCAGCTCTGA
- a CDS encoding 6-phospho-beta-glucosidase, whose translation MSVFPQGFLWGGALAANQSEGAYREGGKGLTTVDMIPHGAHRLAVKIGQEKRFSLRDDEFYPSHEAIDFYHRYKEDIALMAEMGFTVFRTSIAWSRLYPNGDEPLPNKEGIAFYRAVFEECKKYNIEPLVTLCHFDVPMHLVTEYGSWRNRKMVDFFARYARTCFEEFNGLVKYWLTFNEINIMLHSPFSGAGLVFEEGENEDQVKYQAAHHELVASALATKIAHEVNPENQVGCMLAGGNFYPYSCKPEDVWMALEKDRENLFFIDVQARGSYPAYSARVFREKGVVIVKDPGDDLLLKNTVDFVSFSYYASRCASADMNAGNTSAANIVKSLRNPHIQVSEWGWGIDPLGLRITMNMMYDRYQKPLFLVENGLGAKDVIDENGEINDDYRISYLREHIRAMGDAIEDGVPLMGYTTWGCIDLVSASTGEMSKRYGFVYVDRDDAGNGTLERKRKKSFWWYKKVIASNGGDLE comes from the coding sequence ATGTCTGTTTTTCCACAAGGATTTTTATGGGGCGGCGCGCTTGCCGCCAACCAGAGTGAAGGTGCTTACCGTGAGGGCGGCAAAGGACTGACAACGGTCGATATGATCCCCCACGGCGCGCATCGTCTGGCGGTGAAGATCGGTCAGGAAAAGCGTTTTTCGCTGCGTGACGACGAATTCTACCCGAGCCACGAGGCGATTGATTTTTACCATCGCTATAAAGAAGACATCGCCCTGATGGCGGAGATGGGCTTTACGGTGTTCCGCACCTCGATTGCCTGGAGCCGCCTCTACCCGAACGGCGACGAGCCGCTGCCGAACAAAGAGGGTATTGCCTTCTACCGCGCGGTGTTCGAGGAGTGCAAAAAGTACAACATTGAGCCGCTGGTCACCCTGTGCCACTTCGACGTGCCGATGCACCTGGTGACGGAGTACGGCTCGTGGCGCAACCGTAAGATGGTCGATTTCTTCGCCCGCTACGCCCGCACCTGCTTTGAAGAATTTAACGGGCTGGTGAAATACTGGCTGACCTTCAACGAAATCAACATCATGCTGCACAGCCCGTTCTCTGGCGCGGGGCTGGTGTTTGAGGAAGGTGAAAACGAAGACCAGGTGAAATACCAGGCCGCGCACCATGAGCTGGTGGCAAGCGCGCTGGCGACCAAAATAGCCCACGAGGTGAACCCGGAAAACCAGGTCGGCTGCATGCTGGCGGGCGGGAACTTCTACCCCTACTCCTGCAAGCCGGAAGATGTGTGGATGGCGCTGGAGAAAGACCGCGAGAACCTGTTCTTTATCGACGTGCAGGCGCGCGGCAGCTATCCGGCCTATTCTGCCCGCGTGTTCCGCGAGAAAGGCGTGGTGATTGTGAAAGATCCCGGCGACGATCTACTTCTGAAAAACACCGTCGATTTTGTCTCGTTCAGCTACTACGCCTCGCGCTGCGCGTCGGCGGACATGAACGCGGGCAACACCAGCGCGGCGAACATCGTGAAGTCCCTGCGCAACCCGCATATTCAGGTGAGTGAATGGGGCTGGGGCATCGATCCGCTCGGCCTGCGCATTACCATGAACATGATGTACGACCGCTACCAGAAGCCGCTGTTCCTGGTTGAAAACGGCCTCGGGGCGAAGGACGTCATTGATGAAAACGGCGAGATCAACGACGACTACCGCATCAGCTATCTGCGCGAGCATATCCGCGCGATGGGCGACGCGATTGAGGACGGCGTGCCGCTGATGGGCTACACCACCTGGGGCTGCATCGACCTGGTCTCGGCCTCAACCGGGGAGATGAGCAAGCGCTACGGGTTTGTGTACGTTGACCGCGATGACGCCGGGAACGGCACGCTGGAGCGCAAGCGCAAGAAATCGTTCTGGTGGTATAAGAAGGTGATTGCGAGTAACGGGGGGGATCTGGAGTAG
- the hydN gene encoding electron transport protein HydN: MNRFIMADASKCIGCRTCEVACVVSHQAEQDCASLTPDTFLPRIHVIKGVNISTAAICRQCEDAPCANVCPNGAIKREKGFVHVMQERCIGCKTCVVACPYGAMEVVVRPVVRNSGMGLSVRAEKAEANKCDLCYHREAGPACMEACPTHALVCVDRDKLEQMSAEKRRRAAFDTSSSLLF, translated from the coding sequence ATGAACCGTTTTATTATGGCCGATGCCAGTAAGTGCATTGGTTGCCGTACCTGTGAAGTGGCGTGCGTGGTTTCCCATCAGGCGGAGCAGGACTGCGCCTCTCTCACTCCTGATACCTTCCTGCCGCGCATCCACGTCATTAAAGGCGTGAATATTTCCACCGCCGCCATCTGTCGCCAGTGCGAAGATGCACCGTGCGCCAACGTCTGCCCGAACGGGGCGATTAAGCGCGAGAAGGGCTTTGTGCACGTGATGCAGGAGCGCTGTATCGGCTGCAAAACCTGCGTTGTCGCCTGCCCGTATGGCGCGATGGAGGTGGTGGTTCGTCCGGTGGTGCGCAACAGCGGTATGGGGCTGAGCGTGCGGGCAGAGAAGGCCGAAGCCAATAAATGCGACCTTTGCTATCACCGTGAAGCCGGCCCGGCCTGTATGGAAGCCTGCCCGACGCACGCGCTGGTCTGCGTGGATCGCGATAAGCTTGAGCAGATGAGCGCCGAAAAACGCCGTCGCGCGGCGTTCGACACATCGTCATCGCTGCTGTTTTAA
- a CDS encoding HycH family protein, which produces MSETVVFSQLSRKFIDENDATPDAAQQVVYYSLAIGHHLGVIDCLEAALSCPWPEYLAWIATLEEGSTARRKMEGVPKYGEIVIDANHIAMLANAFDAALCRQTPAQQAWSTTLLGMLHDIHQESAIYLMVRRLRD; this is translated from the coding sequence ATGAGTGAAACGGTGGTGTTCAGCCAACTGAGCCGTAAGTTTATTGATGAGAACGATGCCACGCCGGATGCGGCGCAGCAGGTGGTCTATTACAGCCTGGCGATTGGGCATCACCTCGGGGTGATTGACTGCCTGGAGGCGGCGCTGAGCTGCCCGTGGCCCGAGTACCTGGCGTGGATCGCCACGCTGGAGGAGGGTAGTACGGCGCGTCGCAAGATGGAGGGCGTGCCGAAGTACGGCGAGATCGTCATCGACGCCAACCACATTGCGATGCTCGCCAACGCCTTTGACGCGGCGCTCTGCAGGCAAACCCCGGCACAGCAGGCGTGGAGCACCACGTTGCTCGGCATGCTGCACGATATTCATCAGGAGAGCGCCATCTACCTGATGGTGAGGAGATTACGTGACTGA